The following proteins come from a genomic window of Aquimarina sp. MAR_2010_214:
- a CDS encoding DUF349 domain-containing protein: MSTRDNLPKADGNEENKTKILDVNLETKKPEAVKSEGSDEETTENTEHSENEESKTSVNPQVTDAVEEDSKSKNSITTTEEALHSDSVVKENAPTPDEANVEDSDAITSKNDTIQSVDENSNVITSQKEESEPKTHAGEGEDQIQDQMNEAVAEHSEDETTIERHDIEKKDYHAMNKEELIKELRELVKNEKIQAIREHVEEIKSEFNEKFNEEVEQKKEEFMADGGDIIDFYYSTPVKKEFNSVYFDYKEKRNSYYQNLKKDLQENLKRRLELIDELKGLLNVDENINTTYNHFKSIQERWRNAGPIPRDKYNTVWNTYHHHTENFYDFLHLNREFRDLDFKHNLEQKLKIIERATELAQETDVNRAFRELQLLHKMWKEDLGPVGKEYREPIWEKFSALTKQIHENRQKYFKDQDKVYEQNLEVKREIIAKIIEVSQDHPKNHSGWQQKIKEIEALRDQFFKAGKVPSNLNEQTWSEFKTAVRDFNRNKNAFYKGLKKDQFDNLNKKMELIKIAEDNKDNDDFTTITPLMKKIQSDWKKIGHVPRKDSDRIWKRFKDACNSYFDRLHSERDEANKEELVSFEKKQEHIETFKKLELSGDTEADLKTIKDNIAIWKTLGRVPYKKKNIETEYNKILDNFFQQLNLGRKETELIKYENKLNTLSSQSDDRALRNEQSFIRKKIDEVNGEIRQLENNLQFFKHAKDDNPMVRDVRKNIEKYKENLDVWKAKLNKIKQL, translated from the coding sequence ATGTCAACACGTGATAACCTGCCTAAGGCAGATGGAAATGAAGAAAATAAGACTAAGATTTTAGATGTAAACTTAGAAACTAAAAAACCCGAAGCTGTTAAATCAGAAGGCTCTGACGAAGAAACTACTGAAAATACAGAACATTCTGAAAACGAAGAATCTAAAACATCAGTTAACCCTCAGGTTACAGATGCTGTAGAAGAAGATTCTAAATCTAAGAATAGTATTACAACTACAGAAGAAGCTTTACACTCTGATAGTGTCGTAAAAGAAAATGCACCTACTCCAGATGAAGCAAATGTGGAAGACAGTGATGCTATTACTTCAAAAAATGACACAATACAATCTGTAGACGAGAATAGCAATGTAATTACTTCGCAAAAAGAAGAATCAGAGCCTAAAACTCATGCTGGTGAGGGTGAGGATCAAATTCAAGATCAAATGAATGAGGCGGTTGCCGAACATAGTGAAGATGAAACTACTATCGAACGTCACGATATCGAGAAGAAGGATTATCACGCTATGAATAAGGAAGAATTGATCAAAGAATTACGTGAATTGGTCAAGAATGAAAAAATTCAGGCAATTAGGGAACATGTTGAAGAAATCAAAAGTGAGTTTAATGAAAAATTCAATGAAGAAGTAGAACAAAAGAAGGAAGAATTCATGGCTGATGGCGGTGATATTATAGATTTCTACTATTCTACACCAGTAAAAAAAGAATTTAATTCTGTCTATTTTGATTATAAAGAAAAACGAAATTCCTACTACCAAAACCTTAAAAAAGACCTTCAGGAAAACCTAAAAAGAAGGTTAGAATTAATTGATGAGTTAAAAGGGTTACTTAATGTAGATGAGAATATAAACACAACATACAATCATTTTAAAAGTATTCAGGAAAGATGGCGTAATGCTGGCCCTATACCAAGGGATAAATACAATACTGTATGGAATACCTACCATCATCATACCGAGAATTTTTATGATTTTCTTCATTTAAACAGGGAATTTAGAGATCTTGATTTTAAACATAACCTTGAACAAAAACTTAAGATTATCGAACGTGCTACTGAATTAGCACAAGAAACCGATGTTAATAGAGCCTTCAGAGAATTACAGCTACTTCATAAAATGTGGAAAGAAGATCTGGGGCCCGTTGGAAAAGAGTATAGAGAACCTATCTGGGAAAAATTTAGTGCACTAACAAAACAAATTCATGAAAATCGCCAGAAGTACTTTAAGGATCAAGATAAAGTTTATGAACAAAATCTAGAAGTCAAAAGAGAAATCATTGCAAAAATCATTGAAGTTAGCCAAGATCATCCTAAAAATCATAGTGGTTGGCAGCAAAAAATAAAAGAAATTGAAGCACTAAGAGATCAATTTTTTAAAGCAGGAAAAGTGCCTTCTAATTTAAATGAACAGACTTGGAGTGAGTTTAAAACTGCTGTAAGAGATTTCAACCGTAATAAAAATGCGTTTTATAAAGGCCTTAAAAAAGATCAGTTTGATAATTTAAATAAAAAGATGGAACTGATTAAGATTGCAGAGGATAATAAGGATAATGATGATTTCACTACCATTACCCCTCTCATGAAAAAAATTCAATCTGATTGGAAAAAAATTGGCCATGTTCCTAGAAAGGATAGTGATAGAATCTGGAAAAGATTTAAAGATGCATGTAACTCTTATTTTGATAGACTTCATTCTGAGAGAGATGAAGCAAATAAAGAAGAACTTGTTTCTTTTGAAAAGAAACAGGAACATATTGAAACTTTTAAAAAATTAGAACTTTCTGGTGATACTGAAGCCGATCTAAAAACTATAAAAGATAACATTGCTATCTGGAAAACTTTAGGAAGAGTACCTTATAAGAAAAAGAATATAGAAACAGAATATAATAAGATTCTCGATAATTTCTTTCAGCAACTTAATTTAGGTCGTAAAGAAACAGAACTTATCAAATATGAAAATAAGCTAAATACTTTATCTAGTCAGAGTGATGATAGGGCTCTTAGAAATGAACAAAGTTTTATTCGTAAAAAAATTGATGAAGTTAATGGTGAAATTCGTCAATTAGAAAACAATCTTCAATTCTTTAAACATGCCAAAGATGATAATCCAATGGTAAGAGATGTACGGAAAAACATAGAAAAGTATAAAGAAAACCTCGATGTTTGGAAAGCAAAACTAAACAAGATCAAACAACTTTAA
- the mazG gene encoding nucleoside triphosphate pyrophosphohydrolase → MNSRENQLQAFDRLLTIMDELREQCPWDKKQTLQSLRHLTIEETYELGDAILDNNLEEVKKELGDLLLHIIFYAKIGSETEAFDIADVANEICEKLIHRHPHIYGDVTVENEEDVKRNWENLKLKEGKNSVLEGVPQSLPAMVKASRIQDKVAGVGFDWEEPYQVFEKLKEELDELQHEIEVQDQEKIESEFGDVLFSMINYARFLKVNPEDSLERTNKKFIKRFQYLESKAKESNKSLKDMTLAEMDVFWEEAKKI, encoded by the coding sequence ATGAACTCAAGAGAAAATCAACTTCAAGCTTTTGACAGGTTATTAACCATCATGGATGAGCTTCGAGAACAATGTCCATGGGATAAAAAACAAACCCTTCAATCCTTAAGACATTTAACTATAGAAGAGACATATGAACTTGGAGATGCAATTCTAGATAATAACCTTGAAGAAGTGAAAAAAGAATTGGGTGATCTATTACTACATATTATTTTTTATGCTAAAATTGGTAGTGAAACAGAAGCTTTTGATATTGCAGATGTAGCTAATGAAATTTGTGAAAAGCTAATTCATAGACATCCTCATATTTATGGAGATGTTACTGTTGAGAATGAAGAAGACGTAAAACGTAATTGGGAAAATTTAAAACTTAAAGAAGGAAAAAACAGTGTTCTAGAAGGGGTTCCTCAATCTTTACCAGCAATGGTAAAAGCAAGTAGAATTCAGGATAAAGTAGCAGGAGTAGGTTTCGATTGGGAAGAGCCGTATCAAGTGTTTGAAAAGCTTAAAGAAGAACTTGATGAATTACAACACGAAATCGAAGTACAAGATCAGGAAAAAATAGAATCAGAATTTGGAGATGTTCTTTTCTCTATGATTAATTATGCTCGTTTTCTCAAAGTAAATCCAGAAGATTCATTAGAACGTACTAACAAAAAGTTTATAAAACGGTTTCAGTATCTAGAGTCAAAAGCAAAAGAAAGTAATAAAAGTCTTAAAGACATGACACTTGCTGAAATGGACGTTTTTTGGGAAGAAGCAAAAAAAATATAA
- a CDS encoding nitronate monooxygenase family protein, which yields MNKIKELFNIQYPIIQGGMIWASGWKLASAVSNSGGLGLIGAGSMYPDVLRDHIQKCKKATSKPFGVNIPMLYPNLDEIIQIIIEEGIKIVFTSAGNPKTYTSYLKEKGITVVHVVSSLKFALKAQDAGVDAVVAEGFEAGGHNGRDETTTLALIPIVKEKINIPLIAAGGIATGAAMYAVMALGADGVQVGSRFVASDEASSHIDFKNMVVEAKEGDTQLTLKELAPVRMLKNKFYQDVATLYATAPSVDELKTLLGRARAKRGMFEGDLIEGELEIGQVSGLIHDIKSVEVIIKDMVEEFKVTKNNMEQIIL from the coding sequence ATGAACAAAATTAAAGAACTGTTTAATATTCAATATCCGATAATTCAAGGAGGAATGATATGGGCAAGCGGTTGGAAATTAGCTAGTGCAGTAAGTAATTCTGGAGGATTGGGACTTATAGGAGCAGGGTCTATGTATCCAGATGTACTTAGAGATCATATTCAGAAATGTAAAAAAGCCACTAGTAAGCCTTTTGGAGTTAATATTCCAATGTTATATCCTAATTTGGATGAGATTATACAAATCATTATCGAAGAAGGTATAAAAATAGTATTCACTTCTGCCGGAAACCCAAAAACATATACATCTTACCTTAAAGAAAAAGGAATTACGGTAGTACATGTAGTAAGTAGCCTTAAATTTGCTTTAAAAGCGCAGGATGCCGGTGTTGATGCAGTAGTAGCAGAAGGATTTGAAGCGGGAGGACATAATGGAAGAGATGAAACAACTACATTGGCATTGATTCCTATAGTAAAAGAAAAGATCAATATTCCTTTAATTGCAGCGGGAGGTATTGCTACAGGTGCAGCAATGTATGCTGTTATGGCTTTGGGAGCAGATGGAGTTCAGGTAGGGAGCCGCTTTGTAGCAAGTGACGAAGCATCTTCACATATTGATTTTAAAAATATGGTAGTTGAGGCAAAAGAAGGTGATACGCAGCTTACTCTAAAAGAATTAGCGCCAGTTAGAATGCTTAAAAATAAGTTTTATCAAGATGTAGCAACATTATATGCTACTGCACCTTCGGTAGATGAGTTAAAAACATTGTTAGGACGTGCCAGAGCAAAACGAGGTATGTTTGAAGGAGATCTTATTGAAGGAGAATTAGAGATTGGACAAGTATCAGGGCTAATTCATGATATTAAATCTGTAGAGGTCATAATAAAAGATATGGTCGAAGAATTTAAAGTAACCAAAAATAATATGGAACAAATTATTTTATAA
- the mnmA gene encoding tRNA 2-thiouridine(34) synthase MnmA, whose amino-acid sequence MKRVIVGLSGGVDSSVAAYLLKEQGYEVIGLFMKNWHDDSVTISDECPWLDDSNDALLVAEKLGIPFQTVDLSEEYKERIVDYMFNEYEKGRTPNPDVLCNREIKFDVFLKIALSLGADYVATGHYCRKDTIIKDGKEVHRLLEGKDPNKDQSYFLCQLSQKQLAKTLFPVGELLKPEVRDIAKAQDLATADKKDSQGLCFIGKVRLPEFLQQKLEPKQGNIIEISPSEVKYQRERPQFTSKREELEFLSGKYTYDVNDGKVVGKHQGAHYYTKGQRKGLAVGGTPEPLFVIETDVETNTIYTGQGKKHPGLYRKALFISKEELHWVRDDLKLKVDEELEVMARIRYRQPLEKATLHMVDSGVYVVFENNQSAITEGQFVAWYIEDELVGSGVIS is encoded by the coding sequence ATGAAGAGAGTAATCGTAGGATTATCAGGAGGAGTTGACTCTAGTGTAGCAGCATATTTGCTTAAAGAGCAAGGATATGAAGTTATTGGTTTATTTATGAAGAACTGGCATGATGACTCAGTTACCATATCTGATGAGTGCCCTTGGTTAGATGATAGTAATGATGCATTATTGGTGGCTGAGAAGTTAGGAATCCCATTTCAGACTGTTGATCTAAGTGAAGAATATAAAGAACGTATAGTAGATTATATGTTCAATGAATACGAAAAAGGACGTACCCCTAATCCAGATGTATTATGTAATCGAGAAATTAAATTTGATGTTTTCCTAAAAATAGCATTATCTCTTGGAGCAGATTATGTAGCTACAGGTCATTATTGTCGAAAAGATACTATTATAAAAGATGGGAAAGAAGTACATCGATTATTAGAAGGAAAAGATCCTAATAAAGATCAATCCTATTTTCTATGTCAGCTATCTCAGAAACAACTTGCAAAAACACTTTTTCCTGTAGGTGAATTACTGAAGCCTGAAGTTCGGGATATTGCCAAAGCACAAGATTTAGCTACAGCAGATAAAAAAGACTCTCAAGGGTTATGTTTTATTGGAAAAGTTCGATTACCAGAATTTCTTCAACAAAAATTAGAACCAAAACAAGGAAATATTATTGAGATATCTCCTTCAGAAGTAAAATATCAGCGAGAACGCCCACAATTTACTTCTAAAAGAGAAGAATTAGAATTCTTATCTGGTAAATATACCTACGATGTTAATGATGGTAAGGTGGTAGGAAAACATCAAGGCGCTCACTATTATACCAAAGGACAACGTAAAGGTTTGGCTGTAGGAGGTACTCCAGAACCACTTTTTGTAATAGAAACCGATGTAGAGACCAATACAATTTATACGGGTCAAGGAAAAAAACATCCAGGCTTATACAGAAAAGCATTATTTATATCTAAAGAAGAGTTACATTGGGTAAGAGATGACCTTAAACTTAAGGTAGACGAAGAGTTAGAAGTAATGGCGAGGATTCGATATAGACAACCATTAGAGAAAGCTACGCTACATATGGTTGATTCTGGAGTGTATGTTGTTTTTGAAAATAATCAAAGCGCAATCACCGAAGGTCAGTTTGTAGCTTGGTATATCGAAGATGAATTAGTTGGCTCAGGAGTGATTTCATAA
- a CDS encoding toxin-antitoxin system YwqK family antitoxin — protein MRSVFLFCSLSFFVCFSVLGQKYNTYDANGKRHGKWQKKYEGSDQLRYEGTFDHGKETGEFKFYKPINGEFPTAIKTFSKNNDTVNVKYFTQKGKVISLGQMIGKDRIGLWKYYHNGSDKIMMTEEYQSGKLQGEQLTYFINGQLTEKTSYIDGKQNGKRIMYSDTGVIIKEFMYENDQLHGITKYYDINGVLIIEGNYKRGRKDGIWNYYKDGKLSERKLFPVQKRGF, from the coding sequence ATGCGAAGTGTATTTTTATTTTGTAGTTTATCTTTTTTTGTGTGTTTCTCTGTTTTAGGTCAAAAATATAATACCTATGATGCTAATGGTAAGCGACATGGTAAATGGCAAAAAAAATATGAAGGAAGCGATCAGCTTCGTTATGAAGGAACTTTTGATCATGGAAAAGAAACAGGAGAGTTTAAATTTTATAAACCTATTAACGGGGAGTTTCCTACAGCAATTAAAACGTTTTCAAAAAATAATGATACTGTTAATGTAAAATATTTTACCCAAAAAGGAAAAGTAATAAGCCTGGGTCAGATGATTGGTAAAGATCGTATAGGGTTATGGAAATATTACCATAACGGATCTGATAAAATCATGATGACCGAAGAATATCAATCAGGAAAATTGCAAGGAGAACAACTCACTTATTTTATAAATGGTCAGTTAACCGAGAAAACTTCATATATCGACGGAAAACAAAATGGGAAGAGAATTATGTATTCTGATACTGGTGTGATCATAAAAGAATTTATGTATGAGAATGACCAGTTACATGGAATTACTAAGTACTATGATATAAATGGAGTATTGATCATCGAAGGGAATTATAAAAGAGGTCGTAAAGATGGTATCTGGAACTATTATAAAGATGGAAAACTCTCTGAACGAAAATTATTTCCGGTTCAAAAAAGAGGATTTTAA